The Amblyomma americanum isolate KBUSLIRL-KWMA chromosome 3, ASM5285725v1, whole genome shotgun sequence genome window below encodes:
- the LOC144122972 gene encoding uncharacterized protein LOC144122972: MSRKKWMEKGLANLTALKDLSRVRAIRYGIANESDAILRYKDTMIAAGHPVEIINCGIFVNPTKPWLGASPDAIAFDPCEPFPWGTVEVKCPYSLRDATKEDLLSQDFFVEFDENCLPTLKKDHEHYMQVLGQMGVTQTQWADFVVFGPHFLIVQRLRFCEEEWSNMEAVLNSFYFNTLLPFMVKQLKEKEM; the protein is encoded by the exons ATGAGCCGCAAAAAATGGATGGAGAAAGGGCTAGCAAACCTAACAGCTTTGAAGGACCTTTCCCGTGTGAGGGCTATCAG aTATGGAATTGCGAATGAAAGTGATGCAATCCTGCGATATAAGGACACCATGATCGCTGCAGGCCATCCTGTTGAAATAATTAACTGTGGAATCTTTGTGAACCCCACAAAACCATGGCTGGGTGCATCACCAGATGCAATTGCCTTTGACCCCTGTGAGCCCTTCCCGTGGGGTACCGTGGAAGTGAAGTGCCCCTATTCTCTGAGGGATGCTACAAAAGAAGACCTTCTGTCTCAAGACTTTTTCGTTGAGTTTGACGAGAACTGCCTGCCAACACTCAAGAAGGACCATGAACACTATATGCAGGTGCTCGGCCAGATGGGCGTTACCCAGACACAGTGGGCAGACTTCGTAGTGTTCGGGCCGCACTTCCTCATTGTCCAGAGGTTGCGTTTCTGTGAAGAAGAATGGAGCAACATGGAAGCCGTATTGAACAGCTTTTATTTCAACACACTGTTGCCTTTTATGGTGAAGCAGCTCAAGGAAAAGGAAATGTAA